Within Fusarium fujikuroi IMI 58289 draft genome, chromosome FFUJ_chr08, the genomic segment AGACCTCGCCAAGTCCGAAGTTATCGTCGCAGGGCTCTTTTTCCGTAACATCTTTGGGGAGAGCGCTGCGGCGCGGAGTCTTCCTGCTTTTGTGGCGTTGAGTAACCTTGGGAATGTGCTTGCTGTTTCGTTTGCGCATGCGAGGTTGAATCAGgagttggccaaggaggGAATGTTGCCGTTTAGTCGGTTCTGGGCGTCGAATAAGCCGTTTAATGCACCGGCTTCTGCGGTAAGTTATGATTCTGTTTGCAGAGAGTGAGGCTGACGATTTAGCTTTTTCTTCACTGGATTGTTACGGTTGTTGTGCTTCTTGCTCCGCCTGCTGGACcagcttataactttatcGTCAACCTGTAAGTTACTCTTCCTCGGCGCTCCATATACAAGGCTGACAATTCAGGTACACATACCCCGGCTCCTGGATCAACGGCTTCGTCACAGCGGGCTTGATATACCTGCACTACAAGAAATCCGAGAACTGGTCATCACCTTGGCACACATATCTCCCCATATCCATAATCTACCTCCTCGCCaacatcttcctcgccttGGTGCCTTTCATCCCACCCGACGGCGACTGGAACGCCGATGGATACCCATACTACGTGTTCCCTgtcgttggtgttggtgttttgatcCTTGGTGGTGTCTACTGGAGCTTCTGGACAAAGATACTTCCCAGGATTGGAGGATACAAGGTTGTTGCGGATAGGACGTTTGATGACTCTGGCGTTGAGACGGTTAGGTACCGAAAGATTCCTGTCAAGAGGGATTAGGGAATCTGACTTGGGATGTTTTGAGGGGGGTTATGCGTGTTTTTGAGGCTGGGGTCTCGACAATTTTTGGCTACGGTGCATCACCATCTGCATCATGTATAACTTGAAGCATGCTATGCTCGACTAGATTTGAAATTGCTTAATCTTATATCATATTTTTTATCAGTTTGAAAACAATGATGAAAGAGTTTTTAAACAATATAAGAGTGCCAAAGTTACACATTTTGCTCCTTAATTGGAGTGGTCCATGACTCACCCTATACAGACCCACAATCATCCGGCAAAGTCATTGATCTGCGTAGAGTATAAGCTCTAAGCCAAGGACAGGTCTCAAGTACAAATAACGAACTGTAACCGCATTGCTTTCCAAATCCAAACTTTCTCCATAGAATCACAAACATGTCGCCGGTCACAATCCATCTCCGGTCTGAGACAAAGCCGCTAGAGCGTCGCTCTCCATGTTGAAACCTTTAAACTACTCTGACAATCCCTTCATCTAACAAAGAAGTGTCACCCTCGACTGCCAAGGCTTTGCTCGACGCTGGCTACGTAGTTCGAGTGGAAGAGTCTCCTGACCGTATCTACAAGATCGATGAGTTCAGAGCTGTCGGAGCTGAGATTGTGCCTACTGGCTCTTGGGTCAATGCACCCAAGGGCGACATTATCCTGGGATTGAAGgagattgaagctgatggaAGTATGTTCATCAATTTGCAATGCTCTTCTGCTTACTGATCGTATCCAGCACCATTGCCGCATACCTACATTCATTTTGCTCACGTATACAAAAAGCAAACTGGTTGGGCTACTGAGCTGTCTCGCTTCTCAAACGCAGGTGGCTTGCTGTATGACTTGGAGTTCCTCACAGATGAAGACGGAAGACGAGTGGCTGCATTCGGATACTGGGCTGGGTTTGCTGGAACTGTGCTGGCGCTCTTATCCTGGGCTCATCAACTGCTCAACCCCGGCGTACCCCAAGGACCGGTTCCCGTCGTCGACTCTGCCTCTGCTTTGACTGAActtgtcaagggcaaggtcgACGCTGCACGTTCCGCTAACGATGGTGCGCATCCTCGACTGATCGTTATCGGTTGCCTGGGCCGCTGCGGCGGCAAAGGTGCCATCGCAGCAGCTGAGGCTATCGGTGTCACTGACATTCTGAAATGGGACATCGCTGAAACGAGCAAGGGTGGCCCATTTCCTGAGGTTGCTTCGTCTGACATCTTTGTGAACTGCGTATACCTAGGCTCCAACAAAATCCCGCCATTCACAA encodes:
- a CDS encoding probable saccharopine dehydrogenase (NAD, L-lysine-forming), whose protein sequence is MSPVTIHLRSETKPLERRSPLSPSTAKALLDAGYVVRVEESPDRIYKIDEFRAVGAEIVPTGSWVNAPKGDIILGLKEIEADGTPLPHTYIHFAHVYKKQTGWATELSRFSNAGGLLYDLEFLTDEDGRRVAAFGYWAGFAGTVLALLSWAHQLLNPGVPQGPVPVVDSASALTELVKGKVDAARSANDGAHPRLIVIGCLGRCGGKGAIAAAEAIGVTDILKWDIAETSKGGPFPEVASSDIFVNCVYLGSNKIPPFTTFKALSALDRRLRVICDVSCGPISENNPIPVYYSYSSFENPTVPASEHIDGPELRIIAIDHLPTMVARESSDEYSSLLLPSLLTLDRRDTEGVWQRAERIFREKVAELS